The following proteins are co-located in the Halarcobacter sp. genome:
- a CDS encoding glycosyl transferase yields the protein MNFFKYIKAVGTGPKSNRDLTKEEIKEAIEAILEKKCESEQSAAFLMLLRVKLESDDELKGCLETFDKYIQRESIAESIELGYSYDGKTNQPYLFPLYASVLKDFFNRNKEIEPFEIVISGDKLQPAKAGLTVKDVANAVELDEKIHFFDRANYFKELSELTYLRKKLYMRTIFNTVEKLLNPANSKYAITSAFHRPYVEKYRKLFASNYEKLLIIKGSEGACEVFNDFKYWVDIDGEVIEKTIKLNDLGINYTDTYENITLEENISIINNPSAELMKIVKLNVAILLFSTNRVESIEKAYEMLNNKGCCITNFFKKLFFIK from the coding sequence ATGAATTTTTTTAAATATATAAAAGCAGTTGGAACTGGTCCTAAATCAAATAGAGATTTAACAAAGGAAGAGATAAAAGAAGCAATTGAAGCTATATTGGAAAAAAAGTGTGAAAGTGAACAATCAGCAGCTTTTCTAATGCTTTTAAGAGTTAAACTAGAATCAGATGATGAATTAAAAGGGTGTTTAGAAACTTTTGATAAATATATACAAAGAGAATCTATTGCTGAGTCTATTGAACTTGGTTATTCATATGATGGAAAAACAAACCAACCATATCTTTTCCCTTTATATGCAAGTGTATTAAAAGATTTTTTTAATAGAAATAAAGAGATTGAGCCTTTTGAAATTGTTATAAGTGGTGATAAACTTCAACCAGCAAAAGCAGGATTAACTGTAAAAGATGTTGCTAATGCAGTTGAGTTAGATGAAAAGATACATTTTTTTGATAGAGCTAATTATTTTAAAGAGTTATCTGAATTAACATACTTAAGAAAAAAACTTTATATGAGAACAATTTTTAATACAGTTGAAAAACTATTAAATCCAGCAAATTCTAAATATGCAATTACATCGGCTTTTCATAGGCCTTATGTAGAAAAATATAGAAAACTTTTTGCAAGTAATTATGAAAAATTACTTATTATTAAAGGTAGTGAAGGTGCATGTGAAGTGTTTAATGATTTTAAATATTGGGTAGATATAGATGGAGAAGTTATTGAAAAAACTATTAAATTAAATGATTTAGGTATAAACTATACTGATACTTATGAAAATATTACATTAGAAGAGAATATATCTATTATAAATAATCCAAGTGCAGAATTGATGAAAATTGTTAAATTAAACGTAGCTATTTTACTTTTTAGTACAAATAGAGTTGAATCAATCGAAAAAGCATATGAGATGTTAAACAACAAAGGTTGTTGTATTACAAATTTCTTTAAAAAACTTTTCTTTATAAAATAA
- a CDS encoding EAL domain-containing protein, with the protein MNNNQNVSETFLKNASELSALYVEDNLDVAKVAQKLLKLFISKIDHAANGEKALSKFKSKSYDLILTDINMPKMNGIELIENIREFDPHIPIIVVSAHGEQEYMFKAIQAGIDGFILKPLEPEQFKRVLFKAIEKTLIYKEHNKNLSILKQYQDITNKSSIISKTDPSGIITFVNENFLKVSEYEENELIGRSHAVIRHPDNPKEFFKDLWYTISKKKESWEGVIKNLSKSGKPYYVKTVIKPLLDDKGKVLEYIALRNDISEIMSEKKQLISSLESNNNAILIMIQIENFDILDKFYDTKTVEKIEHIYGTTLLNHMPHNQAFKKIYTLGDGCFAISEDFDKLVAQYPELDVEKQLHKFIKNTRNSTIKLENIDYDISVVVSYSIGTKNLYENVRYGIEKAIDENKNLIFANNLMKEAQKNAKNNIETIQMVKKALDDSKIISFFQPIIDNNTKKVIKYESLVRLINENGEVISPYFFLDVSKKGSYYTKITNRVIENSFLILDHIKDNVSINISVLDIENDAIREKLITLVTKPQYKGRVTFELLEDEHIKDYRKVREFIRLVKDVGNAKIAIDDFGSGYSNFERLLIYSPDILKIDGSLIKNIENDEFSRNLVETIVVFAKKQGIKTIAEFVENENIYNILTALGVDYSQGYYFGKPEKLI; encoded by the coding sequence ATGAATAATAATCAAAATGTATCTGAAACTTTTCTAAAAAATGCAAGTGAATTATCTGCTTTATATGTAGAAGATAATCTTGATGTTGCAAAAGTTGCCCAGAAACTCTTAAAGCTGTTTATATCTAAAATTGATCATGCAGCAAACGGAGAAAAAGCTCTTTCTAAGTTTAAATCAAAAAGTTATGATTTAATTTTAACCGATATTAATATGCCTAAAATGAATGGTATAGAATTAATTGAAAATATTAGAGAGTTTGACCCACATATTCCAATTATTGTTGTTTCAGCTCATGGGGAACAAGAATATATGTTTAAAGCAATTCAAGCGGGAATTGATGGGTTTATATTAAAACCTCTTGAACCCGAACAATTCAAAAGAGTACTTTTTAAAGCAATAGAAAAAACCTTAATATATAAAGAGCATAACAAAAATTTATCAATACTAAAACAATATCAAGATATTACAAATAAAAGTTCAATAATATCTAAAACTGATCCTAGTGGTATAATAACTTTTGTAAATGAAAATTTTTTAAAAGTATCAGAATACGAGGAAAATGAATTAATTGGAAGATCTCATGCTGTAATAAGACACCCGGATAATCCAAAAGAGTTTTTTAAAGATTTATGGTACACAATAAGTAAGAAAAAAGAATCTTGGGAAGGGGTTATTAAAAACTTATCAAAAAGTGGAAAACCATATTATGTAAAAACCGTTATTAAACCACTTTTAGATGATAAAGGAAAAGTATTAGAATATATTGCTTTGAGAAATGATATTAGTGAAATCATGAGTGAAAAAAAACAATTAATAAGCTCATTGGAATCAAATAATAATGCAATATTAATTATGATTCAAATAGAAAATTTTGATATTTTAGATAAATTTTATGATACTAAAACAGTAGAAAAAATTGAACATATATATGGTACAACCCTTTTAAATCATATGCCTCATAATCAAGCATTTAAAAAAATATATACACTTGGAGACGGATGTTTTGCAATATCTGAAGATTTTGATAAATTAGTAGCCCAATATCCTGAGTTAGATGTGGAAAAACAACTTCATAAATTTATCAAAAATACTAGAAATAGTACTATTAAACTAGAAAATATAGACTATGATATCTCAGTTGTAGTAAGCTACAGTATTGGAACAAAAAATTTATATGAAAATGTAAGATATGGAATAGAAAAAGCTATAGATGAAAATAAAAATTTAATTTTTGCAAATAATCTAATGAAAGAAGCGCAAAAAAATGCAAAAAATAATATAGAAACAATTCAAATGGTAAAAAAAGCATTGGATGATTCTAAAATTATCTCTTTTTTTCAACCTATAATTGATAATAATACTAAAAAAGTTATCAAATATGAATCACTTGTTAGGCTTATAAATGAAAATGGTGAAGTTATCTCTCCTTATTTTTTCCTTGACGTTTCTAAAAAAGGAAGTTACTACACAAAAATTACAAACCGTGTAATTGAAAACTCATTTTTAATCTTAGATCATATAAAAGACAATGTAAGTATAAATATTTCGGTATTAGATATAGAAAATGATGCAATAAGAGAAAAACTTATCACTCTTGTAACAAAACCTCAATATAAAGGTAGAGTCACTTTTGAATTGTTAGAAGATGAACATATTAAAGACTATCGAAAAGTAAGAGAATTTATTAGGTTAGTAAAAGATGTAGGTAATGCTAAAATTGCCATTGATGACTTCGGTAGTGGGTATTCAAACTTCGAAAGACTATTAATCTATTCACCTGATATTTTAAAAATTGATGGAAGTCTTATTAAGAATATTGAAAATGATGAATTTAGTAGAAATTTAGTTGAAACAATTGTTGTATTTGCAAAAAAACAAGGTATAAAAACTATCGCTGAATTTGTAGAAAATGAGAATATCTATAATATTTTAACCGCCCTTGGTGTTGATTACTCACAAGGTTATTATTTTGGTAAACCTGAAAAATTAATATAA